The window ATTGCAGATTATATTTTTATGCAGTTTTCATAATTTCCGCCCGTACCTGTTTTGTTCATATGTTCAACCAAAAGATGAGGATAATTTAATTCACAAAAATACCCGCAGGATTAGTGATGATATTCAAAATAAAAAAAGAATACACTTATTTTTGTTTTTTTCTACTTTTTCTTTTGATTCTGGTTTTACCCGTATGTGCAGAAAACAACAGCGGCACAACACTCTCTGCTGACCCGATAACTTCAACCGGTTCAAACGTCACACCAGAAGACCTCTTCAAAGACCTCATATCAGATGCAAACACCTCGGTAACGATATTCTACAGCAGCCGGTGCAGTTCATGCGTAAGAGTTCTTCCCGGCCTGGAGAACCTTTCGGACAGATACCCTGAAATTAAGGTCCGGTATTACGACCTTTACAACTCGACCGAAAACCTGACCCTTCTTTATGAGTTAGGGGCGCAATATCACATGCACTATGTCTCTTACCCGATTCTTTTTACAGGTGACACGGTAGTTTTGTCCGGAATGGCTCCCATAACTGAAAACTCGGAATCCGTATTTGAAGCACTTGACAAAGGACTTATTCCGGACATTGAATATGAAAAAAGGTGGATAGAAGAAGACGAATACAAAGATTCAGCTGATCTTAGAAGTGACATCCCGGCGGGAATTATTCTTGTCGCATCTGCAGGACTTCTGGACGGAATAAATCCGTGTGCATTTGCAGTCCTTATTTTTCTTTTGATCTCCCTTATGGCAACAGACTCAGGGAAAAAAGTTCTTATCTCAGGACTTTTCTATACTTTTGCTGTTTTCCTTTTTTACACCCTGGCAGGACTCGGGATAATGAGTATTGTAAATCTTTCAGGTCTGTCGTTTTATTTCTCAATACTTGCCGGAATTATTGCTATAACGGCCGGTCTTGTAAACATCATCGATTCGTTGCGAAATGACCCCCGGTCATCCTTATCGATACCGGCATCTTCAAAAGGAATTATAGGAAAATTCGTTAAAAGGGCAACATTACCCTCTTCATTTATCCTAGGAATAATAGTCGGGATGTTCGAACTCCCGTGTACAGGAGGCATATACCTCGCCATAATCAGTCTTTTGTCATCGGAGATGACCTTTTCTGAAGGAGTCCCCTATCTTATTCTGTATAACATATTTTTCGTAATGCCGCTTTTGCTGATAACCTTTGCAGTTTTCCTCGGGCTTTCGCCGAAATTCGTGGACTCTGCAAGACTAAGATACAGGGGCAAAGTAAGACTTATTATGGGAATTGTTCTGATTGCAATAGGAATATTTGTAGTGTGGTGGCAGATCTGAAAATACAGCTTTTTTCAGGAAGCTGGTTAATTACGGTTAGATAACTAATCAGATAAA of the Methanomicrobium sp. W14 genome contains:
- a CDS encoding cytochrome c biogenesis protein, whose product is MILVLPVCAENNSGTTLSADPITSTGSNVTPEDLFKDLISDANTSVTIFYSSRCSSCVRVLPGLENLSDRYPEIKVRYYDLYNSTENLTLLYELGAQYHMHYVSYPILFTGDTVVLSGMAPITENSESVFEALDKGLIPDIEYEKRWIEEDEYKDSADLRSDIPAGIILVASAGLLDGINPCAFAVLIFLLISLMATDSGKKVLISGLFYTFAVFLFYTLAGLGIMSIVNLSGLSFYFSILAGIIAITAGLVNIIDSLRNDPRSSLSIPASSKGIIGKFVKRATLPSSFILGIIVGMFELPCTGGIYLAIISLLSSEMTFSEGVPYLILYNIFFVMPLLLITFAVFLGLSPKFVDSARLRYRGKVRLIMGIVLIAIGIFVVWWQI